From the genome of Hydrogenovibrio kuenenii DSM 12350:
CTCCTACCGGACTGGTTAATTATTTGAGCGCCGCCAAGATGGCGCATAACCAACAGGCTGCAGATAGGTGTAATGATTATTTGGCGCAGGCCAGAATGCACTATCCAGATGATTTCGATACGATTGGTTTGGTGGAAGCAAGATTGTTACGAGAAACCGAACCTCACAAAGCACAAGCAATCTTAAAAACCTTAGTTGATCAACAACCTAAAAATCGGGTTTTACTGGCAGAGTATGCTCAATTACTCGAGCAACTTGAAGATTGGCCAACACTTTCTGAGCTGTTACCAAGGCTTAGAAAAACATCTGCCATGGATAAAGCAGAATTATTGCGTTTAGAAATTCGTATGATTGCTGGTAAAGTTGCAACAGCGGACAATGAAGAAGCGCTTGAAGCGCTATGGCAAACCTTGTCTAGCAAACAACAATTGGAGTCAGATATCCTTGCTGAATTTGTTGAACAACGCATGGGTTGGGGCTTGGAACAAGGTTTAGCCGAACGAATTGCCAAAAGCATCAAACAGCAATGGAGCGACCGTTTGGTTTACCAATATGGACGCATTCAATTTGGCCCGGCATTTGACCGCTTTAAAGTGGCCGAAGGCTGGTTAAAAGGAAAAGAAGATAATCCTGTTTTATTGCTGACATTAGGGCGTTTAGCTTGCATGAGTCAGTTTTGGGGAGCAGCACATGCTTATTTGAAGCGTAGCTTAACTCTACAACCTGAAATTGAAACTTTTCATGTACTCGCTAAGTGTTATGAAGCCGAAGGCCTAGAGTCTAAAGCGGCCTTAACCTACAAGGAAGCGATCCTTCAACTGGAAAAGAAGACAGAAGTTAGTTCTGAGTTATAAGCTATCTAGCCGTTATTGAACTAAATCATCTCACTAGAGCTTTAAATAAGATTTGATATGAAACTAAAGTTTTTCTAACTTGAGCCGATAAAGGTTTTGTTAAGAACTAATTTGTTTTTAGCATTCTTTTGGCTTAAGGAGAGAATGATGAATATTTCACCTAACCAAGCTGTTTCTTTGGCAATGTCGATGCAGCAAGGATCGTCTCATCAAGATGTTCAAATTTCGATGATGAAAAAAGCGATGGATGTTCAGTCTCAAGGTGTATTGGCTTTGATTGAATCTGTACCTTCAGCAGCACCTTCTAGCAAGGGGTTGCCTGCGAATTTGGGTAATAATATCAATACTACCGCATAATTTGCCATGTGTGATTGGGTGATTTTTAGCCCAATCCTTATTCACAAACTATATTAGAAACAAGACTTGTGTTTATCTAGACAAGTTGATTCAACCTTTCTGTCATACAAATCCGTTAAAATAAACCTCCTAAGATTACCCTTCCAATTAGAGGTTTTACTTGAATTTTACCCAGCCTTTACCCTTAAGCTTATACGTGCATTACCCTTGGTGTATCCAAAAGTGTCCCTATTGTGACTTTAACTCACATACTTTAGGTGGTGACCAAGAGCAGAGTTATCTTGCTGCGATGATACGACAGCTTGAGCAAACCTTGCCAAGTGTATGGGGGCGACCTATTCAATCTATATTTTTTGGTGGGGGAACGCCTAGCCTTATTTCAGAGCAAGGGCTGGATAGCTTTTTGTCTCAATTAAGGGCATTGTTGGGCTTTTCGCCA
Proteins encoded in this window:
- a CDS encoding heme biosynthesis HemY N-terminal domain-containing protein, encoding MGKILKWIVFFIIATVLTSLALQDNGKLSMVWHDWVIETSLSFAIVLSIVAILIFYFLVRLWAFLIHLPRHLREKRALKRQNKAGKILTKGMIALEYGDWKMAEKQLIKSAKDSPTGLVNYLSAAKMAHNQQAADRCNDYLAQARMHYPDDFDTIGLVEARLLRETEPHKAQAILKTLVDQQPKNRVLLAEYAQLLEQLEDWPTLSELLPRLRKTSAMDKAELLRLEIRMIAGKVATADNEEALEALWQTLSSKQQLESDILAEFVEQRMGWGLEQGLAERIAKSIKQQWSDRLVYQYGRIQFGPAFDRFKVAEGWLKGKEDNPVLLLTLGRLACMSQFWGAAHAYLKRSLTLQPEIETFHVLAKCYEAEGLESKAALTYKEAILQLEKKTEVSSEL
- a CDS encoding YjfB family protein, which codes for MMNISPNQAVSLAMSMQQGSSHQDVQISMMKKAMDVQSQGVLALIESVPSAAPSSKGLPANLGNNINTTA